A single window of Gadus morhua chromosome 22, gadMor3.0, whole genome shotgun sequence DNA harbors:
- the tra2a gene encoding transformer-2 protein homolog alpha isoform X3 yields MSDIEDGNYEERQESRSPSKSDPRSPARVKSESRSHSPSPSRASKRSESRSRSRSKSRSHSRHRRHSRSRSPSHRAKRSRSYSAEYRRRKSQSHSPTSGRRHHTGSRSHDARKESSNHGDGVRANPDPNTCLGVFGLSLYTTERDLREVFSRYGPLAGVNVVYDQRTGRSRGFAFVYYERIDDSKEAIERANGMELDGRRIRVDYSITKRAHTPTPGIYMGRPTHNGGGSGGSGGGGGGGGEGGGGGGGGGGGRSHSGGGHSGGGRRGRDSDRGYDRSYDRGCDRGYDRGNDRGNDRGNDRGYDRYDEYDSRCSRRRSPSPYYSRYRSRSRSRSYSPRK; encoded by the exons ATGAGTGATATTGAGGATGGAAACTATGAGGAGAGG CAGGAGTCACGCTCCCCATCCAAGTCGGACCCCCGGAGTCCTGCTCGGGTCAAGTCGGAGAGCCGGTCTCACTCCCCGAGTCCGTCCCGAGCCTCCAAGCGCTCCGAATCTCGGTCCCGTTCCCGCTCAAAGTCCAG GTCTCACTCTCGCCACCGGCGCCACAGCCGCTCACGCTCGCCCTCCCACCGGGCCAAGAGGTCCCGCTCCTACAGCGCGGAGTACCGCCGCAGGAAGAGCCAGAGCCACTCCCCCACGTCCGGCCGGCGACACCACACCGGCAGCCGA AGCCATGACGCACGAAAAGAATCCAGCAATCATGGCGATGGTGTTAGG GCGAACCCTGACCCGAACACGTGTCTCGGGGTGTTTGGCCTGAGCCTGTACACCACGGAGCGTGACCTCCGGGAGGTGTTCTCCCGCTACGGCCCCCTGGCGGGGGTCAATGTGGTGTACGACCAGCGGACCGGACGCTCCCGCGGCTTCGCCTTCGTTTACTACGAGAGAATCGACGATTCCAAAGAG GCGATCGAGCGAGCCAACGGTATGGAACTGGATGGGAGACGCATCCGCGTGGATTATTCCATCACCAAGCGAGCGCACACCCCGACGCCTGGAATCTACATGGGTCGCCCGACACA CAACGGCGGCGGCAGTGGTggcagtggcggcggcggtggtgggggtggcgaaggcggcggcggcggtggcggcggaggcggaggcAGAAGCCATAGTGGCGGAGGCCACAGCGGTGGGGGCCGCAGGGGGAGGGACTCAGACCGCGGCTACGACAGAAGCTACGACCGAGGCTGTGACCGCGGTTACGACCGAGGGAACGACAGGGGCAACGATCGAGGAAACGACCGAGGCTACGACCGATATGACGAGTATGACTCCAGGTGCAG TCGCCGGCGCTCTCCGTCTCCCTACTACAGCCGATACAGGTCCCGCTCTCGCTCCCGCTCATACAGCCCTCGTAAGTGA
- the tra2a gene encoding transformer-2 protein homolog alpha isoform X1, protein MSDIEDGNYEERQESRSPSKSDPRSPARVKSESRSHSPSPSRASKRSESRSRSRSKSRSHSRHRRHSRSRSPSHRAKRSRSYSAEYRRRKSQSHSPTSGRRHHTGSRSHDARKESSNHGDGVRANPDPNTCLGVFGLSLYTTERDLREVFSRYGPLAGVNVVYDQRTGRSRGFAFVYYERIDDSKEAIERANGMELDGRRIRVDYSITKRAHTPTPGIYMGRPTHNGGGSGGSGGGGGGGGEGGGGGGGGGGGRSHSGGGHSGGGRRGRDSDRGYDRSYDRGCDRGYDRGNDRGNDRGNDRGYDRYDEYDSRCSRRRSPSPYYSRYRSRSRSRSYSPRRY, encoded by the exons ATGAGTGATATTGAGGATGGAAACTATGAGGAGAGG CAGGAGTCACGCTCCCCATCCAAGTCGGACCCCCGGAGTCCTGCTCGGGTCAAGTCGGAGAGCCGGTCTCACTCCCCGAGTCCGTCCCGAGCCTCCAAGCGCTCCGAATCTCGGTCCCGTTCCCGCTCAAAGTCCAG GTCTCACTCTCGCCACCGGCGCCACAGCCGCTCACGCTCGCCCTCCCACCGGGCCAAGAGGTCCCGCTCCTACAGCGCGGAGTACCGCCGCAGGAAGAGCCAGAGCCACTCCCCCACGTCCGGCCGGCGACACCACACCGGCAGCCGA AGCCATGACGCACGAAAAGAATCCAGCAATCATGGCGATGGTGTTAGG GCGAACCCTGACCCGAACACGTGTCTCGGGGTGTTTGGCCTGAGCCTGTACACCACGGAGCGTGACCTCCGGGAGGTGTTCTCCCGCTACGGCCCCCTGGCGGGGGTCAATGTGGTGTACGACCAGCGGACCGGACGCTCCCGCGGCTTCGCCTTCGTTTACTACGAGAGAATCGACGATTCCAAAGAG GCGATCGAGCGAGCCAACGGTATGGAACTGGATGGGAGACGCATCCGCGTGGATTATTCCATCACCAAGCGAGCGCACACCCCGACGCCTGGAATCTACATGGGTCGCCCGACACA CAACGGCGGCGGCAGTGGTggcagtggcggcggcggtggtgggggtggcgaaggcggcggcggcggtggcggcggaggcggaggcAGAAGCCATAGTGGCGGAGGCCACAGCGGTGGGGGCCGCAGGGGGAGGGACTCAGACCGCGGCTACGACAGAAGCTACGACCGAGGCTGTGACCGCGGTTACGACCGAGGGAACGACAGGGGCAACGATCGAGGAAACGACCGAGGCTACGACCGATATGACGAGTATGACTCCAGGTGCAG TCGCCGGCGCTCTCCGTCTCCCTACTACAGCCGATACAGGTCCCGCTCTCGCTCCCGCTCATACAGCCCTC GACGATATTAA
- the tra2a gene encoding transformer-2 protein homolog alpha isoform X4, with product MSDIEDGNYEERESRSPSKSDPRSPARVKSESRSHSPSPSRASKRSESRSRSRSKSRSHSRHRRHSRSRSPSHRAKRSRSYSAEYRRRKSQSHSPTSGRRHHTGSRSHDARKESSNHGDGVRANPDPNTCLGVFGLSLYTTERDLREVFSRYGPLAGVNVVYDQRTGRSRGFAFVYYERIDDSKEAIERANGMELDGRRIRVDYSITKRAHTPTPGIYMGRPTHNGGGSGGSGGGGGGGGEGGGGGGGGGGGRSHSGGGHSGGGRRGRDSDRGYDRSYDRGCDRGYDRGNDRGNDRGNDRGYDRYDEYDSRCSRRRSPSPYYSRYRSRSRSRSYSPRK from the exons ATGAGTGATATTGAGGATGGAAACTATGAGGAGAGG GAGTCACGCTCCCCATCCAAGTCGGACCCCCGGAGTCCTGCTCGGGTCAAGTCGGAGAGCCGGTCTCACTCCCCGAGTCCGTCCCGAGCCTCCAAGCGCTCCGAATCTCGGTCCCGTTCCCGCTCAAAGTCCAG GTCTCACTCTCGCCACCGGCGCCACAGCCGCTCACGCTCGCCCTCCCACCGGGCCAAGAGGTCCCGCTCCTACAGCGCGGAGTACCGCCGCAGGAAGAGCCAGAGCCACTCCCCCACGTCCGGCCGGCGACACCACACCGGCAGCCGA AGCCATGACGCACGAAAAGAATCCAGCAATCATGGCGATGGTGTTAGG GCGAACCCTGACCCGAACACGTGTCTCGGGGTGTTTGGCCTGAGCCTGTACACCACGGAGCGTGACCTCCGGGAGGTGTTCTCCCGCTACGGCCCCCTGGCGGGGGTCAATGTGGTGTACGACCAGCGGACCGGACGCTCCCGCGGCTTCGCCTTCGTTTACTACGAGAGAATCGACGATTCCAAAGAG GCGATCGAGCGAGCCAACGGTATGGAACTGGATGGGAGACGCATCCGCGTGGATTATTCCATCACCAAGCGAGCGCACACCCCGACGCCTGGAATCTACATGGGTCGCCCGACACA CAACGGCGGCGGCAGTGGTggcagtggcggcggcggtggtgggggtggcgaaggcggcggcggcggtggcggcggaggcggaggcAGAAGCCATAGTGGCGGAGGCCACAGCGGTGGGGGCCGCAGGGGGAGGGACTCAGACCGCGGCTACGACAGAAGCTACGACCGAGGCTGTGACCGCGGTTACGACCGAGGGAACGACAGGGGCAACGATCGAGGAAACGACCGAGGCTACGACCGATATGACGAGTATGACTCCAGGTGCAG TCGCCGGCGCTCTCCGTCTCCCTACTACAGCCGATACAGGTCCCGCTCTCGCTCCCGCTCATACAGCCCTCGTAAGTGA
- the ccdc126 gene encoding coiled-coil domain-containing protein 126, protein MLGALLRRNMSQKLSALLVALGLAWGLMLLRYTAQQPRHQSSAELRQEILELSRRYVKVLTEENQLVPGGPQGTSMAGYADLKRTIAVLLDDILTRLVKLEGKIDLVANASAANASHPASAAGVHQVVLPVALQKALKLGAAGRPPRKHTPRPPQPYVARRPRDRFRPPNLMAPVH, encoded by the exons ATGCTCGGTGCGCTCCTCAGGAGGAACATGTCCCAGAAGCTGAGCGCGCTGCTGGTGGCGTTGGGCCTGGCGTGGGGCCTCATGCTGCTGCGCTACACGGCGCAGCAGCCGCGCCACCAGAGCAGCGCCGAGCTGCGGCAGGAGATCCTGGAGCTCAGCCGGCGCTACGTCAAAGTGCTGACGGAGGAGAACCAGCTGGTGCCGGGCGGCCCGCAGGGCACCTCCATGGCCGGCTACG CGGATCTGAAGAGGACCATCGCTGTGCTGCTGGACGACATCTTGACGCGGCTGGTCAAATTGGAGGGCAAAATAGACCTGGTGGCCAACGCCTCCGCCGCCAACGCCTCCCATCCGGCGTCGGCCGCCGGAGTTCACCAGGTGGTCCTTCCCGTTGCCCTACAGAAGGCCCTGAAGCTCGGGGCCGCCGGCAGACCCCCGCGGAAGCACACGCCCCGTCCCCCTCAGCCGTACGTGGCCAGGAGGCCGAGGGATCGCTTCAGACCCCCCAACCTCATGGCTCCGGTTCACTGA
- the tra2a gene encoding transformer-2 protein homolog alpha isoform X2, with the protein MSDIEDGNYEERESRSPSKSDPRSPARVKSESRSHSPSPSRASKRSESRSRSRSKSRSHSRHRRHSRSRSPSHRAKRSRSYSAEYRRRKSQSHSPTSGRRHHTGSRSHDARKESSNHGDGVRANPDPNTCLGVFGLSLYTTERDLREVFSRYGPLAGVNVVYDQRTGRSRGFAFVYYERIDDSKEAIERANGMELDGRRIRVDYSITKRAHTPTPGIYMGRPTHNGGGSGGSGGGGGGGGEGGGGGGGGGGGRSHSGGGHSGGGRRGRDSDRGYDRSYDRGCDRGYDRGNDRGNDRGNDRGYDRYDEYDSRCSRRRSPSPYYSRYRSRSRSRSYSPRRY; encoded by the exons ATGAGTGATATTGAGGATGGAAACTATGAGGAGAGG GAGTCACGCTCCCCATCCAAGTCGGACCCCCGGAGTCCTGCTCGGGTCAAGTCGGAGAGCCGGTCTCACTCCCCGAGTCCGTCCCGAGCCTCCAAGCGCTCCGAATCTCGGTCCCGTTCCCGCTCAAAGTCCAG GTCTCACTCTCGCCACCGGCGCCACAGCCGCTCACGCTCGCCCTCCCACCGGGCCAAGAGGTCCCGCTCCTACAGCGCGGAGTACCGCCGCAGGAAGAGCCAGAGCCACTCCCCCACGTCCGGCCGGCGACACCACACCGGCAGCCGA AGCCATGACGCACGAAAAGAATCCAGCAATCATGGCGATGGTGTTAGG GCGAACCCTGACCCGAACACGTGTCTCGGGGTGTTTGGCCTGAGCCTGTACACCACGGAGCGTGACCTCCGGGAGGTGTTCTCCCGCTACGGCCCCCTGGCGGGGGTCAATGTGGTGTACGACCAGCGGACCGGACGCTCCCGCGGCTTCGCCTTCGTTTACTACGAGAGAATCGACGATTCCAAAGAG GCGATCGAGCGAGCCAACGGTATGGAACTGGATGGGAGACGCATCCGCGTGGATTATTCCATCACCAAGCGAGCGCACACCCCGACGCCTGGAATCTACATGGGTCGCCCGACACA CAACGGCGGCGGCAGTGGTggcagtggcggcggcggtggtgggggtggcgaaggcggcggcggcggtggcggcggaggcggaggcAGAAGCCATAGTGGCGGAGGCCACAGCGGTGGGGGCCGCAGGGGGAGGGACTCAGACCGCGGCTACGACAGAAGCTACGACCGAGGCTGTGACCGCGGTTACGACCGAGGGAACGACAGGGGCAACGATCGAGGAAACGACCGAGGCTACGACCGATATGACGAGTATGACTCCAGGTGCAG TCGCCGGCGCTCTCCGTCTCCCTACTACAGCCGATACAGGTCCCGCTCTCGCTCCCGCTCATACAGCCCTC GACGATATTAA
- the fam221a gene encoding protein FAM221A, with the protein MEKIKIDKKASQSLDKYLEYRRIVGDEDGGTLFTQAQYEQYKKRVVPQRMNNRLYVSFGVPGEGLECKLVGPETQCFCSHRYKQHRTDFEVLSSGAPLALPCQVKGCRCTAYQYVALSGSQPARCRCKHKAEDHSEAGRHFCNMCASCSGFQSPYTCGCGQPSYAHHTLVETRQQRLAEGKPVGRDVPYKAMGGLTGFSSLADGYLRLDAHQGPEKPSASETRREEEDDMSYFERRYQERLKADKISKGLRIKDVRQTSRITVSTGHKDDHGPADLHSNIKQTNGCGH; encoded by the exons ATGGAGAAGATAAAGATTGATAAGAAAGCGTCGCAATCATTGGATAAATATTTGGAATACAGAAG GATTGTGGGTGATGAGGATGGAGGTACACTATTCACTCAGGCACAATATGAGCAGTACAAGAAGAGGGTCGTTCCTCAGAGGATGAACAACAGACTCTATGTGAGCTTCGGGGTACCAGGAGAAGGACTAGAGTGCAAGCTGGTCGGACCTGAAACTCAATGCTTCTGCTCCCACAG ATACAAGCAGCACAGGACAGACTTTGAAGTGCTTTCGTCGGGGGCCCCTCTAGCCCTGCCTTGCCAGGTTAAGGGTTGCCGGTGTACAGCCTACCAATATGTTGCCCTCAGCGGCTCTCAGCCGGCTCGCTGCAGGTGTAAACACAAGGCAGAGGATCACAGTGAGGCCGGCAGACATTTTTGCAACATGT GCGCTTCCTGTTCTGGGTTCCAGAGCCCCTACACCTGTGGTTGTGGCCAACCCAGCTACGCCCACCACACACTG GTGGAGACCAGGCAGCAGAGGCTGGCTGAGGGGAAGCCGGTGGGGAGGGATGTTCCCTACAAGGCCATGGGGGGCCTGACAGGCTTCAGTTCTCTGGCTGATGGTTACCTCCGGCTGGATGCCCACCAGGGTCCAG AAAAACCGTCCGCATCAGAGACgaggagggaagaagaggatGACATGTCGTACTTTGAGAGGCGGTACCAGGAGCGG TTGAAGGCTGACAAAATATCCAAAGGTCTGAGGATCAAAGATGTGCGTCAAACATCTAGAATTACGGTCAGCACGGGACACAAAGATGACCATGGCCCAGCTGACCTCCATTCAAACATCAAGCAGACTAATGGCTGTGGGCATTAA